GACCACAAGCATGAACACGAAGAACACGGCGCACACGAACACGGTGCTGCCGCCCTATCCCTCGCCGCCGGAGCAGAAGGGCTGGAAATCATGCTCGAATCCCCCGCCGCCAATATCGTCGGCTTTGAACACGCCGCCACCACCGATGAAGACAAGCAAAAACTTGCTGATGCGGTGAAAAAGCTCGAAGCAGGGGCAGAACTGTTCAGCATGAATACCGAAGCAGGTTGCACCCTCAAAAGTGCCGAAGTCATCTCCGCCTTGTTAGGGAATACCGCCGAGACTGCTGGTGAAGCCCACAACGATATGGATGTTACTTGGTCATTCGCCTGCACCCAACCCGCCGAACTGAAAGAAGTGGCGGTGAAACTCTTCGCCGCTTTCCCCGACGGTTTCCAACACATCAAAGCGGAATGGGTGACGGAGAAGGGCGCATCCGCGCTGGAACTGGACAAGGATGACACCATCAAACTAACCCCATGAACGTGATCGAACTGCAAAACCTGCACTACCGCTGGCAAGGGCAAACCCGTGACACGCTGG
The sequence above is drawn from the Thiothrix subterranea genome and encodes:
- a CDS encoding DUF2796 domain-containing protein; translation: MNYPSILLSLCLALSTSNLYADDHKHEHEEHGAHEHGAAALSLAAGAEGLEIMLESPAANIVGFEHAATTDEDKQKLADAVKKLEAGAELFSMNTEAGCTLKSAEVISALLGNTAETAGEAHNDMDVTWSFACTQPAELKEVAVKLFAAFPDGFQHIKAEWVTEKGASALELDKDDTIKLTP